GCGCGGGCGTTCACCTCGCCGTAGCTCACCCACGGGTTGTCGGCGAACTTGAGGTAGTCCCGGTCCGGCGTCTCGCTCGCCCGCGTCTTCAGGACCTCGGCCAGGACCCACTTGGTGGGATCCTCCCGCGCATACCAGTCACTCCACTCGCCCATGTCTCCTCGTTCCCCCTTGGATGCGTGTTGCGGTACCCGGGTGTGCCTCGCGCGCCCCTAGGCGGCGACGAACTTCGGCAGCGTGATCTCGTCGGTGACGTCGTGGAAGACCAGTCGGACCTTCATGCCGATCTTCACGTCGTCGGGGTCGATGGAGGGGTAGCCCTCCTCGTCCTTGACGAGGTTCGACATGAGGCGCACGCCCTCGTCCAGGTCGATCAGCGCGACGGTGTGCGGCGGGTCGCCCTTGTAGGCCTTGCTCGGGCCGATGAAGTGCACCGAGTAGGTGTAGACGGTCCCGTTCCCCTTCGACTCGGTCCACTGGGTGGGCTCGAGCGTGCCGGGGACGAGGGCCCGGGGGTACCAGAACGGCTTCCCCTGGGCGTCGGTCGGCAGCAGGAAGGTGTGCTCGTGCATCGCCTTCCACCAGTGGTCCCCCTCGGGACGCATGTCGGGGAGGGGCTTGGTGTAGGCCGGCTTGGTGGTCTCGTCGCTCATTCTCGTCTCCCCTTGCCCTAGGCCGCCGACGGCGGTTCGCTCGACAGGACCAGCGCGCTCGTCGCGGCGAGGATGCCGCCCGAGCCCGTGGTGATGGCGAGCTTGGCGTTCGGCACCTGGTGGTCGCCGCCACCGCGTGCGGTGTCGTCGGCCTCGCCCCGCAGCTGCAGGGTCGCCTCGACGATGTGGTGCATCGCGCCGAGGTGCGCCTGGCGGATCAGGCCGCCGTGGGTGTTCATGGGGAGGGCGGCGCCGAGCTTGGCGTTGCCCTCGAGCACCCAGTCACCGGCCTCGCCGGGACCGCAGACGCCGATGCCCTCGAGGGCGATGAGCGGGGTGAAGCTGAACGAGTCGTAGATCTCGGCGACGTCGAGGTCCTTGACGGTGACGCCGGCGACCTCGAGGGCGCGGCGGCCGGCGCGGCCGAGGCCCTGGCGGACGCCGTCGACCGACTCGGCGGAGGTGATGTACTGGTGCGAGAAGCCCTCGCCGATGCCCGTGATGTAGACGGGCTTCGGGCGCATCGACTTGGCGCGGTCGGCGGTCGTCACGATGAACGCCGCGGCGCCGTCGGAGACCAGCGAGCAGTCCATCGCGTGGAACGGGGTGGCGATCCACCGGTCGTTCATGACGTCCTCGATGGTGACGACGTCGCGGAGCATCGCGTTCCACTTGAGCGCGGCGTGCTCGGACTGGGTCGCCACGACCGCGGCGAGCGCCTCCTGCGGCACGTTGTGCTCGTACATGTACCGCTGGGCGAGGAGGCCGTAGCCGCCGATGGTGGTGAGGCCGTAGGGGGCCTCGTAGGCGCCGTGGCTCATCTCGCGGGCCATGGCGATCATCCCGGAGGAGCTGATCCCCGACCGGGTGTTGTCACCACGGACGCAGAGGACCGTCTCGGCGAGGCCGGCGTCGATGGCGAGGGCGGCCTGGACCGCCATCAGCGGCGCGGTGGCGCCACCGACGGCGACGGAGGCGAAGTAGCCCGGCTCCATCCCGAGGTAGTCGGCGAAGGTCGTCGCGTGCATCAGCGTCGACTCGACGAACGAGAACGCGGTGACCATCCCGTCGACGTCGCCGAGGGTGATGCCGGCGTCGTCCAGGGTGATCTTGGTGACCTCGGCGAGGAGCTGGAACGACCCGCGCCCCTCGAGCTTGCCCTGCTCGGTCTCCCCCACCCCGGCGATGACGATGCCCTTTCCGAGCATCCGTCGTGCTTCGCGCAGGTTGGGCGTGGCCTCGCTCATCCATCCTCCTCGTGGTCGCCTGAAAGGGCCAAACGGGGCCGTCGGCGGCCGACGGCCGCTGAGGCGACCAGAGGCATCGCAGGGCCGAGACCAGGCCGGGTGGCCCGCACGGGTGCGAACGCTACCAGTGTCACGAGCCGAGCGTCAAGACGGCCGGAGGGGCGTTTTTTTCCTGCAAATTGGGCGTTTCAGGGCCCTTTCGGACGGTCGCCGGACCCCACGGCCCGCCCGCGTGCGCCTTGGTACGATCGCCCGGTCTTCGACCCCTTCCGGCAAGGAGCTCCACCCTGTCCGCCTCCGACCCCAACTACGACGCCGCGAACGACACCTACCGGCAGATCTACCGCGGCCACGACAACGCCTCCGCCGTGACGAACACGGAGGGTCTGACGGTCTTCTTCGACCCGGACACCAACGAGGTCCTCGGGTTCTCGATCGCGTCCTTCTCCGCCTACTACGAGTCGCACAAGACCCCCGACGGCGAGTTCGAGGTGAACCTGCCGGCGAAGGTCCCGGCGAACCTCGAGGAGGAGATGGACTTCGACGCCGAGGCGATCCGCTCGGGCGTCCGCATCGCCGAGTTCTACTAGGCGGGGGTCCCCCCGCCGCCGAGGCGCCCGGAGGCCGGCCCGACCATGATCCCGTCGGGCCCCTTGCCCGACGGCACCATCGGGAAGACCTTCGCGAGGGGGCTGACGTGCACGTCCACGAGGGCGGGCCCGTCGGCCGCGAACGCCTCGGCGATCGCGCCGTCGAGGTCCTCGGGGGCGTGGACGGTGGCGGCGTGGATGCCGTAGGCCTGGGCGATGCCGGCGAAGCTCGGCTGGAACGGGGCGAAGCTCGACCCGGCGTACCGGCCGTCCCAGAACAGCTCCTGCCACTGGCGGACCATGCCGAGGTAGCC
This region of Miltoncostaea oceani genomic DNA includes:
- a CDS encoding Zn-ribbon domain-containing OB-fold protein, encoding MSDETTKPAYTKPLPDMRPEGDHWWKAMHEHTFLLPTDAQGKPFWYPRALVPGTLEPTQWTESKGNGTVYTYSVHFIGPSKAYKGDPPHTVALIDLDEGVRLMSNLVKDEEGYPSIDPDDVKIGMKVRLVFHDVTDEITLPKFVAA
- a CDS encoding thiolase family protein; protein product: MSEATPNLREARRMLGKGIVIAGVGETEQGKLEGRGSFQLLAEVTKITLDDAGITLGDVDGMVTAFSFVESTLMHATTFADYLGMEPGYFASVAVGGATAPLMAVQAALAIDAGLAETVLCVRGDNTRSGISSSGMIAMAREMSHGAYEAPYGLTTIGGYGLLAQRYMYEHNVPQEALAAVVATQSEHAALKWNAMLRDVVTIEDVMNDRWIATPFHAMDCSLVSDGAAAFIVTTADRAKSMRPKPVYITGIGEGFSHQYITSAESVDGVRQGLGRAGRRALEVAGVTVKDLDVAEIYDSFSFTPLIALEGIGVCGPGEAGDWVLEGNAKLGAALPMNTHGGLIRQAHLGAMHHIVEATLQLRGEADDTARGGGDHQVPNAKLAITTGSGGILAATSALVLSSEPPSAA